The proteins below are encoded in one region of Xenopus laevis strain J_2021 chromosome 8L, Xenopus_laevis_v10.1, whole genome shotgun sequence:
- the LOC108698104 gene encoding zinc finger protein 618 isoform X4, with the protein MTSQDVTVKKEHSEEEIQPASWQDNNKDSTNKKMNDQTDEVPAEICVVIGDNRKQQSVGENSPERHEAAMSQETSWSGSGRQRSIPPRISTSSPGSYECGICRKKYKYYNCFQTHVRAHIDNESASGEGASQGNNFRYTCDICGKKYKYYSCFQEHRDLHAVDDTYIHMMVTSGDSKEEDSEPFLKLGPKTGNYTCEYCGKQYKYYTPYQEHVALHAPIKRAFSPDVESRESKTVNNYDETNSNSQHSSASSRTHPGMADMVAGGNVTSWQKESSNPLIGSPFPLVQDSRKPYLSPTKTSPCMNSGRGSAPKQEIEPRGGELEIGKGWKKKIKRKEETNHKPVREEKGAKIEVALDTSAMREESGSQMVQTSSRDTAPSTLEPYTCGACGIQFQFYNNLLEHMQSHAADNENNIPTNQSRTAPPTEEHWKTQPQRNNTNNTAGTAPINNSLPEKERQHIAERLLRVMCADLGALSVVNSKDFLKLAQTLVDTGARYGSFSVNEILGNMNTLALKHLPRMYNQVKVKVTCALGSNACLGIGVTCHSQSVGSDSCYILTAYQVECKQIKRYVLGIKDVDNRDSGEFIHQWVQNVLSEFVMSDIRTVYVTDCKVNSSAFSKAGTCLRCSACSLNSVVQSVLNKRTLQARSMHEVIELLTVTEELAGSSGIAKETFGSLEESCPPPCWNSVTDSLLLVHERYEQICEFYSRAKKMNIIQNLNKHLLSNLAAILAPVKQAVINLSNERKPTLQLVLPTYVKLEKLFTSKANDAGIISKLCHLFLEALKENFKVESAHKVAMILDPQQKLRPVPPYQHEEIIGKVCELINEVRDVVEEQEFETPPKKLRQTSETSKGLEEDCLGKGEVYDYLQEPLFQVTPDLFHYWSSVTQKHSKLAKLAFWLLAVPAVGARSECVNMCEQTLLIKRRRLLSTEETNKVMFLKSNML; encoded by the exons ATGACCAGCCAAGATGTGACGGTGAAAAAGGAACACTCTGAGGAAGAGATCCAGCCTGCGTCCTGGCAGGACAACAACAAAGACTCCACTAATAAGAAGATGAATGATCAAACCGACGAAGTGCCTGCCGAAATCTGCGTGGTGATTGGGGACAACAGGAAGCAGCAAAGCGTTG GGGAGAACTCACCTGAGCGGCACGAAGCAGCAATGAGTCAGGAAACGTCGTGGAGTGGAAGTGGTCGACAGCGGAGCATTCCCCCACGGATCAGCACATCATCCCCAG GGTCTTACGAGTGTGGCATTTGTAGAAAGAAGTACAAATATTACAATTGTTTCCAGACGCACGTGCGGGCGCACATAG ACAATGAATCGGCATCGGGTGAGGGAGCATCGCAGGGAA ACAATTTCCGCTACACGTGTGACATCTGtggcaaaaaatacaaatattacagcTGCTTCCAAGAGCACAGGGACTTGCATGCAGTGGATG ACACCTATATCCATATGATGGTAACGTCAGGGGACAGTAAAGAAGAGGACTCTGAGCCATTTCTCAAACTGGGTCCAA AGACGGGCAATTATACGTGTGAGTATTGTGGCAAACAGTACAAGTACTACACTCCTTACCAGGAACATGTGGCACTCCATGCGCCCATCA AGCGTGCATTCAGCCCTGATGTGGAATCCAGGGAATCGAAGACTGTCAATAACTATGATGAAACAAACAGCAACTCACAGCACTCGAGTG CTTCCAGCAGGACACACCCTGGCATGGCCGACATGGTGGCTGGAGGGAATGTGACCAGTTGGCAGAAAG AATCCTCCAACCCACTGATTGGCAGTCCTTTCCCATTAGTGCAAG ATAGCCGGAAACCCTATCTGTCCCCAACCAAGACGTCCCCCTGTATGAACAGTGGGCGGGGCTCAGCACCAAAACAGGAAATAGAGCCGAGGGGGGGAGAGCTTGAAATTG GTAAGGGatggaagaagaaaataaaacgGAAAGAGGAAACCAACCATAAGCCGGTGAGGGAAGAGAAGGGAGCCAAAATAGAAG TTGCACTGGATACCTCGGCAATGAGAGAGGAATCGGGCTCTCAGATGGTCCAAACTTCATCCCGTGATACTGCTCCATCCACACTAG AGCCCTACACGTGCGGCGCATGTGGGATCCAGTTTCAGTTCTACAACAACCTGCTGGAGCACATGCAGTCCCATGCTG CCGATAACGAAAATAATATTCCAACCAACCAGTCCCGCACGGCACCTCCCACAGAAGAGCACTGGAAAACGCAACCCCAAAGAAATAACACCAATAACA CAGCAGGGACAGCCCCTATAAACAACTCCTTGCCCGAGAAGGAACGGCAACATATTGCTGAACGGCTGCTAAGGGTCATGTGTGCCGACCTGGGAGCACTGAGCGTGGTCAATAGCAAAGACTTCCTGAAACTGGCACAGACCCTCGTCGACACTGGAGCTCGTTATGGGTCGTTTTCGGTAAACGAAATTCTGGGGAACATGAACACCCTTGCTCTCAAGCATTTACCTCGAATGTACAACCAGGTCAAAGTGaaggtgacttgtgctctggggAGCAATGCCTGCTTGGGGATTGGGGTTACGTGCCACTCCCAGAGTGTAGGTTCCGACTCCTGCTACATTCTCACAGCTTATCAGGTGGAGTGCAAGCAAATAAAACGGTATGTGTTGGGTATTAAGGATGTGGACAACAGGGACAGCGGGGAGTTTATTCACCAGTGGGTGCAGAATGTTCTCTCTGAGTTTGTCATGTCAGACATTCGGACGGTGTATGTGACAGACTGCAAAGTCAACTCCTCTGCTTTCTCCAAGGCTGGCACCTGCCTCCGTTGTTCTGCCTGCTCCTTGAACTCTGTGGTGCAAAGCGTGTTGAACAAACGCACGCTACAGGCACGCAGTATGCACGAGGTGATTGAACTTCTGACTGTCACAGAGGAACTGGCTGGCTCCTCGGGCATAGCAAAAGAGACATTTGGCTCCTTGGAGGAGAGCTGCCCACCCCCTTGCTGGAACTCCGTCACTGATTCCCTCCTTCTCGTTCATGAACGATATGAGCAAATCTGTGAATTCTACAGCCGGGCTAAAAAAATGAACATCATCCAAAATCTCAACAAGCATTTACTGAGCAACTTGGCGGCCATCTTGGCTCCCGTCAAGCAAGCTGTGATCAATCTTAGCAATGAACGCAAGCCCACCTTGCAGCTTGTGTTGCCCACCTATGTGAAGCTGGAGAAACTCTTCACCTCAAAAGCAAATGATGCGGGCATCATCAGCAAGCTGTGCCACCTCTTTCTGGAAGCTTTGAAGGAGAACTTTAAAGTGGAATCGGCACATAAAGTTGCTATGATCTTAGACCCTCAGCAAAAGCTGAGACCTGTCCCGCCTTACCAGCATGAAGAAATCATTGGCAAAGTCTGTGAATTGATCAACGAGGTCCGAGATGTCGTTGAGGAACAGGAGTTTGAGACTCCGCCTAAAAAACTCAGGCAAACCTCGGAAACCTCCAAAGGTCTAGAAGAGGATTGCTTGGGCAAAGGTGAAGTATATGACTATTTGCAGGAGCCCCTGTTCCAAGTGACCCCGGACCTCTTCCACTATTGGTCCTCCGTAACCCAAAAGCAT
- the LOC108698104 gene encoding zinc finger protein 618 isoform X2 — MTSQDVTVKKEHSEEEIQPASWQDNNKDSTNKKMNDQTDEVPAEICVVIGDNRKQQSVGENSPERHEAAMSQETSWSGSGRQRSIPPRISTSSPGSYECGICRKKYKYYNCFQTHVRAHIDNESASGEGASQGNNFRYTCDICGKKYKYYSCFQEHRDLHAVDDTYIHMMVTSGDSKEEDSEPFLKLGPKTGNYTCEYCGKQYKYYTPYQEHVALHAPIKRAFSPDVESRESKTVNNYDETNSNSQHSSALYIYISAASSRTHPGMADMVAGGNVTSWQKESSNPLIGSPFPLVQDSRKPYLSPTKTSPCMNSGRGSAPKQEIEPRGGELEIGKGWKKKIKRKEETNHKPVREEKGAKIEVALDTSAMREESGSQMVQTSSRDTAPSTLEPYTCGACGIQFQFYNNLLEHMQSHAADNENNIPTNQSRTAPPTEEHWKTQPQRNNTNNTGTAPINNSLPEKERQHIAERLLRVMCADLGALSVVNSKDFLKLAQTLVDTGARYGSFSVNEILGNMNTLALKHLPRMYNQVKVKVTCALGSNACLGIGVTCHSQSVGSDSCYILTAYQVECKQIKRYVLGIKDVDNRDSGEFIHQWVQNVLSEFVMSDIRTVYVTDCKVNSSAFSKAGTCLRCSACSLNSVVQSVLNKRTLQARSMHEVIELLTVTEELAGSSGIAKETFGSLEESCPPPCWNSVTDSLLLVHERYEQICEFYSRAKKMNIIQNLNKHLLSNLAAILAPVKQAVINLSNERKPTLQLVLPTYVKLEKLFTSKANDAGIISKLCHLFLEALKENFKVESAHKVAMILDPQQKLRPVPPYQHEEIIGKVCELINEVRDVVEEQEFETPPKKLRQTSETSKGLEEDCLGKGEVYDYLQEPLFQVTPDLFHYWSSVTQKHSKLAKLAFWLLAVPAVGARSECVNMCEQTLLIKRRRLLSTEETNKVMFLKSNML; from the exons ATGACCAGCCAAGATGTGACGGTGAAAAAGGAACACTCTGAGGAAGAGATCCAGCCTGCGTCCTGGCAGGACAACAACAAAGACTCCACTAATAAGAAGATGAATGATCAAACCGACGAAGTGCCTGCCGAAATCTGCGTGGTGATTGGGGACAACAGGAAGCAGCAAAGCGTTG GGGAGAACTCACCTGAGCGGCACGAAGCAGCAATGAGTCAGGAAACGTCGTGGAGTGGAAGTGGTCGACAGCGGAGCATTCCCCCACGGATCAGCACATCATCCCCAG GGTCTTACGAGTGTGGCATTTGTAGAAAGAAGTACAAATATTACAATTGTTTCCAGACGCACGTGCGGGCGCACATAG ACAATGAATCGGCATCGGGTGAGGGAGCATCGCAGGGAA ACAATTTCCGCTACACGTGTGACATCTGtggcaaaaaatacaaatattacagcTGCTTCCAAGAGCACAGGGACTTGCATGCAGTGGATG ACACCTATATCCATATGATGGTAACGTCAGGGGACAGTAAAGAAGAGGACTCTGAGCCATTTCTCAAACTGGGTCCAA AGACGGGCAATTATACGTGTGAGTATTGTGGCAAACAGTACAAGTACTACACTCCTTACCAGGAACATGTGGCACTCCATGCGCCCATCA AGCGTGCATTCAGCCCTGATGTGGAATCCAGGGAATCGAAGACTGTCAATAACTATGATGAAACAAACAGCAACTCACAGCACTCGAGTG ctctatatatctatatctcagCAGCTTCCAGCAGGACACACCCTGGCATGGCCGACATGGTGGCTGGAGGGAATGTGACCAGTTGGCAGAAAG AATCCTCCAACCCACTGATTGGCAGTCCTTTCCCATTAGTGCAAG ATAGCCGGAAACCCTATCTGTCCCCAACCAAGACGTCCCCCTGTATGAACAGTGGGCGGGGCTCAGCACCAAAACAGGAAATAGAGCCGAGGGGGGGAGAGCTTGAAATTG GTAAGGGatggaagaagaaaataaaacgGAAAGAGGAAACCAACCATAAGCCGGTGAGGGAAGAGAAGGGAGCCAAAATAGAAG TTGCACTGGATACCTCGGCAATGAGAGAGGAATCGGGCTCTCAGATGGTCCAAACTTCATCCCGTGATACTGCTCCATCCACACTAG AGCCCTACACGTGCGGCGCATGTGGGATCCAGTTTCAGTTCTACAACAACCTGCTGGAGCACATGCAGTCCCATGCTG CCGATAACGAAAATAATATTCCAACCAACCAGTCCCGCACGGCACCTCCCACAGAAGAGCACTGGAAAACGCAACCCCAAAGAAATAACACCAATAACA CAGGGACAGCCCCTATAAACAACTCCTTGCCCGAGAAGGAACGGCAACATATTGCTGAACGGCTGCTAAGGGTCATGTGTGCCGACCTGGGAGCACTGAGCGTGGTCAATAGCAAAGACTTCCTGAAACTGGCACAGACCCTCGTCGACACTGGAGCTCGTTATGGGTCGTTTTCGGTAAACGAAATTCTGGGGAACATGAACACCCTTGCTCTCAAGCATTTACCTCGAATGTACAACCAGGTCAAAGTGaaggtgacttgtgctctggggAGCAATGCCTGCTTGGGGATTGGGGTTACGTGCCACTCCCAGAGTGTAGGTTCCGACTCCTGCTACATTCTCACAGCTTATCAGGTGGAGTGCAAGCAAATAAAACGGTATGTGTTGGGTATTAAGGATGTGGACAACAGGGACAGCGGGGAGTTTATTCACCAGTGGGTGCAGAATGTTCTCTCTGAGTTTGTCATGTCAGACATTCGGACGGTGTATGTGACAGACTGCAAAGTCAACTCCTCTGCTTTCTCCAAGGCTGGCACCTGCCTCCGTTGTTCTGCCTGCTCCTTGAACTCTGTGGTGCAAAGCGTGTTGAACAAACGCACGCTACAGGCACGCAGTATGCACGAGGTGATTGAACTTCTGACTGTCACAGAGGAACTGGCTGGCTCCTCGGGCATAGCAAAAGAGACATTTGGCTCCTTGGAGGAGAGCTGCCCACCCCCTTGCTGGAACTCCGTCACTGATTCCCTCCTTCTCGTTCATGAACGATATGAGCAAATCTGTGAATTCTACAGCCGGGCTAAAAAAATGAACATCATCCAAAATCTCAACAAGCATTTACTGAGCAACTTGGCGGCCATCTTGGCTCCCGTCAAGCAAGCTGTGATCAATCTTAGCAATGAACGCAAGCCCACCTTGCAGCTTGTGTTGCCCACCTATGTGAAGCTGGAGAAACTCTTCACCTCAAAAGCAAATGATGCGGGCATCATCAGCAAGCTGTGCCACCTCTTTCTGGAAGCTTTGAAGGAGAACTTTAAAGTGGAATCGGCACATAAAGTTGCTATGATCTTAGACCCTCAGCAAAAGCTGAGACCTGTCCCGCCTTACCAGCATGAAGAAATCATTGGCAAAGTCTGTGAATTGATCAACGAGGTCCGAGATGTCGTTGAGGAACAGGAGTTTGAGACTCCGCCTAAAAAACTCAGGCAAACCTCGGAAACCTCCAAAGGTCTAGAAGAGGATTGCTTGGGCAAAGGTGAAGTATATGACTATTTGCAGGAGCCCCTGTTCCAAGTGACCCCGGACCTCTTCCACTATTGGTCCTCCGTAACCCAAAAGCAT
- the LOC108698104 gene encoding zinc finger protein 618 isoform X10, with translation MTSQDVTVKKEHSEEEIQPASWQDNNKDSTNKKMNDQTDEVPAEICVVIGDNRKQQSVGENSPERHEAAMSQETSWSGSGRQRSIPPRISTSSPGSYECGICRKKYKYYNCFQTHVRAHIDNESASGEGASQGKTGNYTCEYCGKQYKYYTPYQEHVALHAPIKRAFSPDVESRESKTVNNYDETNSNSQHSSALYIYISAASSRTHPGMADMVAGGNVTSWQKESSNPLIGSPFPLVQDSRKPYLSPTKTSPCMNSGRGSAPKQEIEPRGGELEIGKGWKKKIKRKEETNHKPVREEKGAKIEVALDTSAMREESGSQMVQTSSRDTAPSTLEPYTCGACGIQFQFYNNLLEHMQSHAADNENNIPTNQSRTAPPTEEHWKTQPQRNNTNNTAGTAPINNSLPEKERQHIAERLLRVMCADLGALSVVNSKDFLKLAQTLVDTGARYGSFSVNEILGNMNTLALKHLPRMYNQVKVKVTCALGSNACLGIGVTCHSQSVGSDSCYILTAYQVECKQIKRYVLGIKDVDNRDSGEFIHQWVQNVLSEFVMSDIRTVYVTDCKVNSSAFSKAGTCLRCSACSLNSVVQSVLNKRTLQARSMHEVIELLTVTEELAGSSGIAKETFGSLEESCPPPCWNSVTDSLLLVHERYEQICEFYSRAKKMNIIQNLNKHLLSNLAAILAPVKQAVINLSNERKPTLQLVLPTYVKLEKLFTSKANDAGIISKLCHLFLEALKENFKVESAHKVAMILDPQQKLRPVPPYQHEEIIGKVCELINEVRDVVEEQEFETPPKKLRQTSETSKGLEEDCLGKGEVYDYLQEPLFQVTPDLFHYWSSVTQKHSKLAKLAFWLLAVPAVGARSECVNMCEQTLLIKRRRLLSTEETNKVMFLKSNML, from the exons ATGACCAGCCAAGATGTGACGGTGAAAAAGGAACACTCTGAGGAAGAGATCCAGCCTGCGTCCTGGCAGGACAACAACAAAGACTCCACTAATAAGAAGATGAATGATCAAACCGACGAAGTGCCTGCCGAAATCTGCGTGGTGATTGGGGACAACAGGAAGCAGCAAAGCGTTG GGGAGAACTCACCTGAGCGGCACGAAGCAGCAATGAGTCAGGAAACGTCGTGGAGTGGAAGTGGTCGACAGCGGAGCATTCCCCCACGGATCAGCACATCATCCCCAG GGTCTTACGAGTGTGGCATTTGTAGAAAGAAGTACAAATATTACAATTGTTTCCAGACGCACGTGCGGGCGCACATAG ACAATGAATCGGCATCGGGTGAGGGAGCATCGCAGGGAA AGACGGGCAATTATACGTGTGAGTATTGTGGCAAACAGTACAAGTACTACACTCCTTACCAGGAACATGTGGCACTCCATGCGCCCATCA AGCGTGCATTCAGCCCTGATGTGGAATCCAGGGAATCGAAGACTGTCAATAACTATGATGAAACAAACAGCAACTCACAGCACTCGAGTG ctctatatatctatatctcagCAGCTTCCAGCAGGACACACCCTGGCATGGCCGACATGGTGGCTGGAGGGAATGTGACCAGTTGGCAGAAAG AATCCTCCAACCCACTGATTGGCAGTCCTTTCCCATTAGTGCAAG ATAGCCGGAAACCCTATCTGTCCCCAACCAAGACGTCCCCCTGTATGAACAGTGGGCGGGGCTCAGCACCAAAACAGGAAATAGAGCCGAGGGGGGGAGAGCTTGAAATTG GTAAGGGatggaagaagaaaataaaacgGAAAGAGGAAACCAACCATAAGCCGGTGAGGGAAGAGAAGGGAGCCAAAATAGAAG TTGCACTGGATACCTCGGCAATGAGAGAGGAATCGGGCTCTCAGATGGTCCAAACTTCATCCCGTGATACTGCTCCATCCACACTAG AGCCCTACACGTGCGGCGCATGTGGGATCCAGTTTCAGTTCTACAACAACCTGCTGGAGCACATGCAGTCCCATGCTG CCGATAACGAAAATAATATTCCAACCAACCAGTCCCGCACGGCACCTCCCACAGAAGAGCACTGGAAAACGCAACCCCAAAGAAATAACACCAATAACA CAGCAGGGACAGCCCCTATAAACAACTCCTTGCCCGAGAAGGAACGGCAACATATTGCTGAACGGCTGCTAAGGGTCATGTGTGCCGACCTGGGAGCACTGAGCGTGGTCAATAGCAAAGACTTCCTGAAACTGGCACAGACCCTCGTCGACACTGGAGCTCGTTATGGGTCGTTTTCGGTAAACGAAATTCTGGGGAACATGAACACCCTTGCTCTCAAGCATTTACCTCGAATGTACAACCAGGTCAAAGTGaaggtgacttgtgctctggggAGCAATGCCTGCTTGGGGATTGGGGTTACGTGCCACTCCCAGAGTGTAGGTTCCGACTCCTGCTACATTCTCACAGCTTATCAGGTGGAGTGCAAGCAAATAAAACGGTATGTGTTGGGTATTAAGGATGTGGACAACAGGGACAGCGGGGAGTTTATTCACCAGTGGGTGCAGAATGTTCTCTCTGAGTTTGTCATGTCAGACATTCGGACGGTGTATGTGACAGACTGCAAAGTCAACTCCTCTGCTTTCTCCAAGGCTGGCACCTGCCTCCGTTGTTCTGCCTGCTCCTTGAACTCTGTGGTGCAAAGCGTGTTGAACAAACGCACGCTACAGGCACGCAGTATGCACGAGGTGATTGAACTTCTGACTGTCACAGAGGAACTGGCTGGCTCCTCGGGCATAGCAAAAGAGACATTTGGCTCCTTGGAGGAGAGCTGCCCACCCCCTTGCTGGAACTCCGTCACTGATTCCCTCCTTCTCGTTCATGAACGATATGAGCAAATCTGTGAATTCTACAGCCGGGCTAAAAAAATGAACATCATCCAAAATCTCAACAAGCATTTACTGAGCAACTTGGCGGCCATCTTGGCTCCCGTCAAGCAAGCTGTGATCAATCTTAGCAATGAACGCAAGCCCACCTTGCAGCTTGTGTTGCCCACCTATGTGAAGCTGGAGAAACTCTTCACCTCAAAAGCAAATGATGCGGGCATCATCAGCAAGCTGTGCCACCTCTTTCTGGAAGCTTTGAAGGAGAACTTTAAAGTGGAATCGGCACATAAAGTTGCTATGATCTTAGACCCTCAGCAAAAGCTGAGACCTGTCCCGCCTTACCAGCATGAAGAAATCATTGGCAAAGTCTGTGAATTGATCAACGAGGTCCGAGATGTCGTTGAGGAACAGGAGTTTGAGACTCCGCCTAAAAAACTCAGGCAAACCTCGGAAACCTCCAAAGGTCTAGAAGAGGATTGCTTGGGCAAAGGTGAAGTATATGACTATTTGCAGGAGCCCCTGTTCCAAGTGACCCCGGACCTCTTCCACTATTGGTCCTCCGTAACCCAAAAGCAT